The Thermodesulfobacteriota bacterium genomic sequence TATATGGTCTTGTATATTTATGCTTTATCCCTAACTCTTGACACATAGTCTCAAATGGATGCTCATACTTGAGTTTTCCCTTAAATTCTCGGCCATTATCGGACATTATTGACTCGAATTCAAAGTTGTAGATTTGTTTAAACCACGACAGTGAACGTGCCATGAAATAAGTGAGTGTTGAAGATTTCATGTCCCTGAGAATCTCAGCATAACTAATGCGTGTACAGTCATCACAAAGAGCTGCAATATAAAGCTCTTTTATCTTAAAAGAATATCTTATGTCGCTTGGTACCTTGCTTAAATCAATGTGGGCTAACTCCCCAGGTGCCTGCTTCTCATAACGCTTAATAATCCTCTTTGCCGATTCATTCAATGGATAACGTGCTTTTATTCTGTCCATTGTGGCTGGGGAGGGAGTCTTATCCAGGTAGTATGGTTTAAATAAAAGAACTAATTCATAGCGATTAGATCCGAAGCGTCTGTAAGCTTTTATGATGTTGCGTTCTATCTCTTTGGGGGTTCTTCGACTCCCTGGCTTGGGTCCTCTCTTTTGGGGCAGGAGGCTTTCTTCTTTTTTCCCGCCAGCAAGCCATTTGTGATAGTAGCGACTTAGATCTTTTTTGGATATGTGATGAGCTTCACATATATCTCTTACAAACCTAAACGGTCTGGGAGTTACTTTAGCCTTGGTCCTTTCGTATTCTGTTAATATTGGTATCCATCTCTTTACAACAACAATATCTTGGTATTTCATTAGGCCTCCTTTGGTTAATTTATTTTACCAAAAGCGTGACCTAATTACTGAGCATCTACATCTGTTCCTATTTTTCACGTTTTATCCTTTAACTACGGCAATGGGTTTCAGACGGGCAACCTTCTTTGCAATACCCGCCTCGTCTATAACGCCTACAACCTCATTAACATCTTTGTACGCTTCCGGAGACTCCTCGGTGAGCCCTCTTGATGAACCCGCCTTAACAACGATACCCAAACTCTCAAGCCTCTGTCTGAGTTCCTCTACACTGACCTCTTTTCTCGCCCGCGTGCGGGACATTCTCCTGCCGGCACCATGACAGCTTGATCCAAAGCTTGATATCAATGCTTCTTCCCGTCCAACGAGAACATACGAATGAGTGCCCATACTCCCGGGAATAAGTACCGGCTGATTTGGAAAGGAGCGGGTAGCACCCTTTCGATGGATAACAAGCTTATATTTTTTCCCATCGATGGTGTAATCCTCGACTTTCGCAATATTATGGGCCACATCATAAACTACACTGAGTCTCCCCCCATCCTTGCCTAAAAGGTTCTCCCAAGCTTTCCTAACCTCCCACGTAATGAGCTGACGGTTCGCCCAGGCGAAGTTTGCCCCCGCAGACATTGCCTTGAAGTATTCCTGCCCTTCTTTAGAAGTAAACGGAGTGCACGCTAATTCACGGTCAGGCAAAGTAATGCCGTAGTTAGGCATAACCTTCATCATGATCCTTATATAATCAGTTGCAATTTGGTGCCCGAGTCCTCTTGAACCCGTATGAATCAAAACGGTGACTTGATCTTTAAAAATATTCAATTTCCCCGCTTCTGCTTCATCAAAAATCGTCTCAACAATGCCTACTTCGACAAAGTGATTGCCTGCTCCCATCGTTCCAATCTGATCATGACCTCGGC encodes the following:
- a CDS encoding integrase core domain-containing protein, translating into MKYQDIVVVKRWIPILTEYERTKAKVTPRPFRFVRDICEAHHISKKDLSRYYHKWLAGGKKEESLLPQKRGPKPGSRRTPKEIERNIIKAYRRFGSNRYELVLLFKPYYLDKTPSPATMDRIKARYPLNESAKRIIKRYEKQAPGELAHIDLSKVPSDIRYSFKIKELYIAALCDDCTRISYAEILRDMKSSTLTYFMARSLSWFKQIYNFEFESIMSDNGREFKGKLKYEHPFETMCQELGIKHKYTRPYRPQTNGKIEAFFKIAKSEFFYPNKFDSLEDIILNLGNFLFEYNHLRRHGGLNYMTPFDKLEKVTQLLS
- a CDS encoding RtcB family protein translates to MFDKSNLVRIEDFLWEIPKSFRSDMRVPARVYAYDAMLDAISGDKSLEQLVNVATLPGIKGYALAMPDIHEGYGFPVGGVAAFDSEEGIISPGGIGYDINCGVRLLRSEKTFPEIRPYLRDLGRRIYEEVPSGVGVGGRLSLRGKDFDLVLERGAARMLELGYGDEDDIEQIESGGVLDTASAELVSEHAKSRGHDQIGTMGAGNHFVEVGIVETIFDEAEAGKLNIFKDQVTVLIHTGSRGLGHQIATDYIRIMMKVMPNYGITLPDRELACTPFTSKEGQEYFKAMSAGANFAWANRQLITWEVRKAWENLLGKDGGRLSVVYDVAHNIAKVEDYTIDGKKYKLVIHRKGATRSFPNQPVLIPGSMGTHSYVLVGREEALISSFGSSCHGAGRRMSRTRARKEVSVEELRQRLESLGIVVKAGSSRGLTEESPEAYKDVNEVVGVIDEAGIAKKVARLKPIAVVKG